Below is a genomic region from Armatimonadia bacterium.
TCCGGAGCCGATCTTCGTCGACGAGGCCAAGACGCAGATCTCTTGGGACTGGGTGTTCGCGCTCCGCGACCTGGACAAGGTGCACAAGCTCAGCACCGATCCCGACTACAACTTCGAGATCCAGGTGTTCCGCCTCGGCGACCTGGTGGTGGTGGGCTGGCCCGGTGAGCCCTTCGTCGAAGCGCAGCTCGAAGTGAAGCTCAAGTCGGCCTCCAGGCTGGTCGTCGTCGCGCACGAGTGCAACGACGAGTGTGGCTATCTGCCCACGCTCAGCGCCGCACAGAGGGGCGGCTATGAGGCCTGGGGCAAGCTGCCGCCAGGCACGCTGGGAAAGATGGCGGAGACGACGGTCGAGATGATCGCCGGCCTCTGAGTGGTCCGCAGGTCGGGCATGGTGAGCGGTACCGACCAGAGCCGGCGTGATACACAGCGGCCCTGCGCCGCAGCAAGGAGCCTGGGCATGTTTTTGAACCACTGCCACGTTTTCCCCTACGGCGCTTTCCCGGACCAGCCCGAGCTGGGCACGCTGCCGGAACTGAAGCGCTTCATGGACGACACCGCGATCGAGAAGACGGTGGCGATCGCACCCTTCTGGGGGCCAAAGACGAAGGAGTTGCTTGACGGCGAGGACTGTAACGCGTGGCTCCACCGGCACCTGCAGGACTACCCGAACATCCTGGGGATGGCTGCGATCTCCCCCAAAGACCCGAAGGCCTGCGCCCTTGTGGAGGAGTACATCGGGAAGGGCTTCGTGGGCATCAAGACCCATCCGCCGGTCATGGGGTTCCGGATTGATGACCCGGCGTGTGATGACATGTACGCCCTGGCGGCGGAGATGGACGTCTTCGTGCTCTTCCACACCGGGGTACATGGCGGACGGCTGGAGGACTACCAGCCGCTGCTCATCGACAACATCATGCACCGGCATCCGCGGCTGAAGGTCATCATCGAGCACATGGGTGTCTCGGACGGCGTCGGCCGAGGCTTCTTCGACCAAGCGCTGGCAGTGGTCTACAACCATGGGGCAAGCTGGCGCAAGGGCGGGGTGTACGCCGGGCTGACAGGGATAGCCAAGCCCCAGCACCGGCAACTGGTCGCCGACACGATTGCCGAGGCAGGTGCAGAGCGAGCGATCTTCGGGCTGGACTGGCCGCACATGCGTGGCTATGCCCCTGCCATCGCGCGGTACGAGTCGGAGATGACTGTGATGCGGTCGATCGGGCTATCGGCGGAGCAGGAACGCAGGGTGTTTGGCGGCACACTTGAGGAGGTAACGGGACGGTAGAGAGGTCCCCTCACAAGTAGGTCAGCGGACTCCTTCGCGCCCCCACGAACAGATTCTATGTCGTGGGGGCGTTTGTATGACAGGATATAATCTACAAAGGAGGAAATGACGCACGCAGCTCGCGCACAAGGCGTCATTTGCGGCAAGTTAGCGTAGTAGTGGACGACATGGCGAAGGTAAAGCTTGTGGCGCGAGACCCGTCAGAGCGGGCTGTCTCGTCGGTTCTGCTTGTCCAGAGGATGCTGCCAGCGCTGGTCGCAGGACTGGCCGGCGGCTGTCCACGCTCTGTGAGGGGCATCACGTGACGCAGTATGCACTCGACTTCGAGCGGTCATGGCGTGCGCTGGCAGGGGCGTCGCACGTGCCGGCGACGGCTGCACGATGTGTAGTGACACTGCTCGCGCTTGGGTACGGCGTCGCGCCAGACTGCCTCCAACACAGAGTGCTCGTCGGTACCCTTCCTCAAGCGCGGAGACGGCGGTCCATCCTGGGCTTTGAGCACCCTCTTTCCCGAGCCTGTACTGTCCTGCTCGCAGGCGCTCTCGGCGGCAAAGAGAGGCTTCCGACCTCGACGGTTGAGGACGTCGCCAAGTTGCTGGCCGCGCATCCCCTCATGCCGTCGGAGGCCGACGCGGAGGGTCTTGTGGCTACCGTCGGCAATCGCAGGTCCTGGGGCAGGCATTGTCAGCATTTCCTGACCCTTGTGTCCGGTCGGCAGCCTCTGAGCGGCCATGACTTGATCCGCCGGTACTGGGCCGACCTTAACATTGCCTTTCCCACGGTGGAAGCCCTGCTGCAGGAGTTGGGCGCTGAGTGTGAAGTCCCTGGGGGGTACCTGCGTCCCCAGGACATGCTGCGGATCCACGACGACGACCTGTACATGGATGTGGTGGGGCTGGCGCTGCGGAGGGTGCCACTTCCGGACTTGCGACACGCCGGGGCACCCCGGCGGAACCGCAGGGCACGCATGCCGACTGCACCAGAGAGACGCCTGGAGCCGTGGCCGATCGACCCTCTGATCACCCTCTCGGTCGATGACTTTGTGCGCTATGTGGTTGACCTTGCCGGCGCCGATGGGGGAAGTGGTGACTGATGTTACTCGACCAGTTGTTCGCTGTGGGCGTGCTCGTGGTAGTCGGTGCTCTGCAGGCCTGGCGTGGACGCCACGCTGCGACGAGTGTGCTCGCCGCATGGGTGGCTCCGTGAGGTGGTCGGAGAGATGCACGGGACGGGCACGTCGAGTGTACGTGACATGAGTGCGATGGCGCGAAGGCGTCTCTACCTGTCTCTCTGACGCCAGTGAGGTGTGAACGTGACGGAGTCGGTGCGAAGCGTCTGGAGGGTGGCGCTTGTCTTCTGGCTGGCTCTCGGGCTGCGCGCGCAACTGCTCGTCCTCCTGCCGGAGAGGGTGACGCAGTGGATGGTCCCGATGGAGAGCAACTGGGACGAGCCTGCGCCTCCTGCGAGATACGCAGTACTGGCCGCCTACCTCGGGATCGCCATGTTCGCGACGTGGTTGGCCTCCAGACGCCTCTCACGGTGGTGGCGCAGCCCCAGGGCCCTGCGGCAGAAGTCCTGGGCCGCCGCGGCGTTCCCCACGGCGTACCGGACGCTGGCGTCTGTCGCAGAAACGCCGTGTGGGCATC
It encodes:
- a CDS encoding amidohydrolase family protein; this translates as MFLNHCHVFPYGAFPDQPELGTLPELKRFMDDTAIEKTVAIAPFWGPKTKELLDGEDCNAWLHRHLQDYPNILGMAAISPKDPKACALVEEYIGKGFVGIKTHPPVMGFRIDDPACDDMYALAAEMDVFVLFHTGVHGGRLEDYQPLLIDNIMHRHPRLKVIIEHMGVSDGVGRGFFDQALAVVYNHGASWRKGGVYAGLTGIAKPQHRQLVADTIAEAGAERAIFGLDWPHMRGYAPAIARYESEMTVMRSIGLSAEQERRVFGGTLEEVTGR